A stretch of Pseudoalteromonas sp. A25 DNA encodes these proteins:
- a CDS encoding PhzF family phenazine biosynthesis protein, with product MKLRIYQVDAFANDLFTGNPAAVVPLDAWLDDALLQNIAQENNLSETAFFVKAEIGFELRWFTPKDEVDLCGHATLATAHVLYEHLGYEDESISFQTRSGTLEVTKTAQGYSMDFPASILEEIPASLALLGGLKQLEPVQVLAAFDYVIVLQNEQQVRALKPDLDTWRKLDRRGVVVTAQGDNVDFVSRCFFPKLNVDEDPVTGSAHCELAPYWAKKLGKTQLCATQISQRSGTLLCEVKNERVILIGSAVDYMQGEISYKIDS from the coding sequence ATGAAATTACGTATTTATCAAGTTGATGCTTTCGCCAATGACCTTTTTACTGGCAATCCCGCGGCCGTGGTTCCCCTTGATGCATGGTTAGATGATGCATTGCTGCAAAACATCGCCCAAGAGAATAATTTGTCTGAGACTGCATTTTTTGTCAAAGCTGAGATTGGGTTTGAGCTGCGTTGGTTTACCCCCAAAGATGAAGTGGATTTATGTGGCCATGCAACCCTTGCAACAGCGCACGTGCTCTACGAGCACCTTGGCTATGAGGATGAAAGTATCTCTTTTCAAACCCGCAGCGGCACCTTGGAGGTAACTAAAACTGCGCAAGGATATAGCATGGACTTTCCTGCATCGATATTGGAGGAGATCCCGGCTTCTCTCGCTTTGCTTGGCGGGTTAAAACAATTAGAGCCTGTGCAAGTACTGGCCGCATTTGATTATGTAATCGTATTGCAAAACGAACAGCAAGTGCGAGCGCTCAAACCCGACTTAGATACGTGGCGCAAGCTAGATAGAAGGGGCGTGGTTGTAACAGCTCAAGGTGACAATGTTGATTTTGTAAGTCGCTGTTTTTTTCCAAAGCTCAATGTTGATGAAGACCCAGTAACAGGTTCTGCACACTGTGAACTTGCACCATACTGGGCTAAGAAACTGGGTAAAACGCAACTTTGCGCCACGCAAATATCACAGCGAAGCGGCACGTTATTATGTGAAGTAAAAAATGAACGCGTTATATTAATTGGTTCGGCGGTGGATTACATGCAAGGGGAGATCAGTTATAAAATTGATTCGTAA
- a CDS encoding cytochrome b562, with translation MYQYLYVALLCLSSFAFSKQSSDLEVTMKNMGHAYKQAMQSESQQELLAAIDSFREHLHVSKQHQFSPELHDESQKGLSKVSSVLDESIMLVNQGHLVAAKTKLKEIDELRKHYHQLHEPPSIWDLLFGN, from the coding sequence ATGTATCAGTATTTATATGTAGCACTACTATGTTTAAGTTCGTTTGCTTTTTCTAAGCAAAGTAGTGATCTTGAAGTAACGATGAAGAATATGGGGCACGCCTATAAACAAGCGATGCAGAGCGAGTCGCAGCAAGAATTACTAGCCGCGATAGACTCTTTTAGAGAGCATTTACATGTTAGTAAACAGCATCAGTTCAGCCCAGAGTTGCACGATGAGTCTCAAAAAGGGTTAAGTAAAGTCTCGTCGGTTTTAGATGAGAGTATCATGTTGGTTAATCAGGGACATTTAGTTGCAGCAAAAACTAAACTAAAAGAAATTGACGAACTGAGAAAACACTATCATCAGTTGCACGAGCCGCCAAGTATTTGGGATCTCTTATTTGGTAACTAA
- a CDS encoding DUF6058 family natural product biosynthesis protein, whose product MSLLNHLNTHFYHTEELCQALKIDTEQLFEWQQQGLFPKPSYSIQNQIKCSSFLGLYECEEFTDYYPRGCAQWGLDLIKHKASSSSHAYELFYQQYIYSLSKCQQQGFICQSERFSDDLSEQIQNAWQQFLCSKYGAISQNGLIEELVQIELGRAIVDEITEERTASSISPALRPQLLQAIKLLNRAFSHPAKHERNLSLRERYIDELILKYDLSIK is encoded by the coding sequence ATGAGCTTATTAAACCACTTAAACACCCATTTTTATCACACAGAAGAACTGTGCCAAGCGTTAAAGATTGATACGGAACAGCTATTCGAGTGGCAGCAGCAAGGGTTATTTCCAAAGCCAAGCTATAGTATTCAAAACCAAATAAAGTGCAGCTCGTTTTTAGGCCTGTATGAATGTGAAGAGTTTACTGACTATTACCCAAGGGGCTGCGCTCAGTGGGGTTTAGATTTAATAAAACACAAAGCGTCAAGCTCTTCACATGCTTATGAGCTTTTTTATCAGCAATATATATACAGCTTGAGTAAATGTCAGCAACAAGGATTTATATGCCAAAGTGAACGCTTTAGTGATGATTTGAGCGAGCAGATCCAAAATGCTTGGCAGCAATTTTTGTGTAGTAAATATGGTGCTATTAGCCAAAATGGTTTGATTGAAGAACTGGTGCAAATAGAGTTAGGGCGCGCCATTGTTGATGAAATAACGGAAGAACGAACAGCATCTAGTATCAGCCCAGCACTGCGCCCACAGTTACTTCAAGCTATAAAGTTACTCAATCGCGCTTTTAGTCACCCAGCAAAGCATGAACGTAACCTGTCATTGAGAGAGCGCTACATCGATGAGTTGATCTTAAAATATGATTTATCTATCAAGTGA
- a CDS encoding MBL fold metallo-hydrolase, whose amino-acid sequence MKLCYSILLVVLANVHTVYATQSIKTQHLTQHVTLLKSSDNSTNIGMISTSQGLVLIDPMPGHKQLHGLLNTIESLNDDSGSVRHVFNTHMHLDHTGGNRFFAGYGAELNKEVADIRVYRVHSHSSDDFVYFIPQSNVVFVGDVLDMSWHPTFYVGGVKGFNAAIETILNIGNEQTVIVPGHGKVASKQQVKAFRQHTLDWISRVNTLYDAGTSVASISQDPQIVMLIDKFNHDKQDPFLTEKALRRFIKRTISVIKNDKKH is encoded by the coding sequence ATGAAGCTCTGCTATTCAATACTGTTGGTTGTGCTAGCTAACGTTCACACGGTTTATGCAACACAATCAATTAAAACGCAGCATCTCACACAACATGTCACTTTGCTAAAAAGTAGCGATAATTCAACCAACATTGGCATGATATCCACCTCTCAAGGGTTAGTATTGATAGACCCTATGCCTGGCCATAAACAACTCCATGGCTTGCTTAATACTATTGAGTCTTTAAATGACGATTCGGGATCAGTGCGTCATGTCTTTAATACTCACATGCACTTGGATCATACTGGCGGCAATCGCTTTTTCGCAGGCTATGGGGCTGAGCTAAATAAGGAAGTTGCTGACATCAGAGTATACAGAGTGCACTCACATAGTTCGGATGACTTTGTGTACTTTATTCCTCAAAGCAATGTTGTTTTTGTTGGTGATGTACTTGATATGAGTTGGCACCCTACATTTTATGTAGGAGGTGTTAAGGGCTTTAATGCCGCAATCGAGACAATCTTGAATATTGGCAATGAGCAAACAGTTATCGTCCCAGGGCATGGAAAAGTAGCGAGCAAGCAACAAGTAAAAGCGTTTCGCCAACACACGCTAGACTGGATAAGTAGGGTAAACACACTCTATGATGCAGGTACAAGCGTTGCGAGTATTTCGCAAGACCCACAAATAGTAATGCTTATTGATAAATTCAATCACGATAAACAAGATCCATTTTTAACAGAAAAAGCACTAAGGCGCTTTATTAAGCGAACCATATCGGTCATAAAAAACGATAAAAAGCATTAG
- the dapA gene encoding 4-hydroxy-tetrahydrodipicolinate synthase, translating into MRTIQTIKQASLITAIKTPYTMNGEIDLSMYDKLVDAQIAGGVDGIIVGGTTGEGQLMNWEEHLMLIAHSVNKFSDRLIIVGNTGSNNTREAIKATEYGFASGMDAALQINPYYGRTSIEGVKTHFERVLDIGPAFIYNVPGRTGQDLTPDIIEPLAKHANFIGVKECGGNERIAHYESQGIACWSGNDDEAHDSRHRFQSHGVISVASNLIPGLFRQLMDKENVELNQKLTPLMQWLFCEPNPIAINTALIMTGAVKPVFRLPYVPLDKTQQQQGIALINQLNEVDVVGGKAKPIDETLLKLC; encoded by the coding sequence ATGCGAACGATTCAAACGATAAAACAAGCGAGCCTAATTACGGCGATAAAAACACCCTACACCATGAATGGTGAAATTGATCTGAGTATGTATGACAAGTTAGTCGATGCACAGATAGCAGGGGGAGTTGACGGTATTATTGTTGGCGGCACCACAGGTGAAGGCCAACTAATGAACTGGGAAGAACATTTGATGCTGATTGCACACAGTGTTAATAAATTCTCAGACAGACTCATAATTGTCGGTAATACGGGCAGTAACAATACGCGCGAAGCGATTAAGGCAACTGAGTATGGGTTTGCGTCAGGTATGGATGCGGCATTGCAGATCAACCCGTATTATGGCCGAACCTCTATCGAAGGTGTTAAGACCCACTTTGAGAGAGTCTTAGATATCGGCCCCGCGTTTATATACAATGTACCTGGGCGCACTGGCCAAGATTTAACTCCAGATATCATCGAGCCGCTAGCAAAGCATGCAAACTTTATTGGTGTAAAAGAATGTGGTGGTAACGAGCGCATTGCACATTACGAGTCACAAGGCATCGCTTGTTGGTCTGGTAACGATGACGAAGCTCATGACAGTCGTCACCGCTTTCAATCGCATGGTGTTATATCTGTGGCGTCTAATTTAATCCCAGGTTTATTTAGACAGTTGATGGATAAAGAAAATGTAGAGTTGAATCAAAAGCTAACACCGCTTATGCAATGGCTGTTTTGTGAACCTAATCCAATCGCGATCAATACGGCATTGATCATGACGGGTGCCGTTAAACCTGTATTTCGCTTACCATATGTTCCGCTTGATAAAACTCAGCAACAGCAAGGAATAGCGCTTATCAACCAACTTAACGAAGTTGATGTCGTGGGTGGAAAAGCAAAACCAATCGATGAAACATTATTAAAGCTTTGTTAG
- a CDS encoding ABC transporter substrate-binding protein → MLQKIVTLICFLLLTLPCYAQQIKVTFVNPGFSQDNPTGNFWLNVSEFMQAAADDLNVELSILYADRNHIDMKRLINKALTRKDNYIVLVDEKSAATQALLTSTELHDKVIFLLNKPTKQEVMRLNARGFGILGSIIPDNYQAGRLLIQELEKHVTKSKKNPTINTLALLGESATDAAKLREQGLLSYSNRSYYLKLLERVSANWSEQEAYTVAKGLLRRFDDTKVIWAANDAMATGAARAAQELNMRQHVIIGGINWDKDQHKKLNVSVGGHVSLGALAIIKIADFDADNKNYIGDLKLPIFKSYAPKYESLYQAIHNKELDKIDFRYFSYSHTTPAPKPYTLDNMTALVK, encoded by the coding sequence TTGCTACAAAAAATCGTGACATTAATTTGCTTTTTGTTGCTTACTTTGCCTTGCTATGCACAGCAAATAAAAGTGACTTTCGTCAACCCAGGTTTTTCACAAGATAACCCAACTGGCAACTTTTGGCTCAATGTCTCTGAGTTTATGCAAGCCGCCGCTGATGATCTTAATGTCGAGCTGAGTATTCTATATGCAGATCGTAATCACATAGATATGAAGCGCCTGATAAACAAAGCACTCACAAGAAAAGACAACTATATTGTGCTAGTCGACGAGAAATCAGCCGCAACGCAAGCATTGCTAACCTCAACTGAATTACATGACAAGGTTATTTTTTTACTTAACAAGCCCACAAAACAAGAAGTGATGCGTCTGAACGCTCGCGGTTTTGGAATATTAGGCTCAATAATACCCGACAACTATCAAGCGGGTCGCCTTTTGATACAAGAGCTCGAAAAGCACGTAACAAAATCTAAAAAGAACCCAACCATTAATACGCTCGCATTATTAGGAGAATCAGCAACAGACGCTGCCAAACTGCGTGAGCAAGGTTTACTCAGCTACAGCAACCGTTCTTACTATTTAAAGTTACTAGAAAGAGTAAGCGCAAATTGGTCAGAGCAAGAGGCGTATACGGTGGCTAAAGGTTTGTTAAGACGCTTTGATGACACCAAGGTTATTTGGGCAGCAAACGACGCGATGGCGACCGGTGCAGCAAGAGCAGCACAAGAGTTGAACATGCGCCAGCACGTTATAATAGGCGGTATAAACTGGGACAAAGACCAACATAAAAAGTTAAATGTTTCAGTCGGGGGGCATGTTTCCTTAGGGGCTTTAGCGATTATAAAAATTGCTGACTTTGACGCCGATAATAAAAATTATATCGGAGATTTGAAGTTGCCAATTTTCAAATCCTACGCACCAAAGTACGAGAGTTTATATCAGGCTATACATAATAAAGAACTAGATAAAATAGACTTTAGATACTTTTCTTATTCACATACTACACCCGCACCAAAACCATATACCCTCGATAATATGACAGCGCTAGTAAAATAA
- a CDS encoding DEAD/DEAH box helicase: protein MNFKSFSFSPLLLQALDELNFHTLTPIQQAAIPVVRKGHDVLATAQTGTGKTGAFALPIIQKLLDDNACEQPRALIVAPTRELAEQIASNCASFCKYTDLKTVALFGGVSPEGQAQLLAKGADIVVATPGRLLDQIRLGNLSLAKVTHLVLDEADRMLDMGFITDMQQVISLVDENRQLLLFSATFPSAMKQFASQVLRHPKYVQVTPENTTAETVRHVVYPVEQSRKTELLSELIGKKNWQQVLVFVNMKDVADELVEELNLDGIAAIVCHGDKKQGARRRALREFKEGKYRVLVATEVAARGIDIEGLPRVVNFDLPYLAEDYVHRIGRTGRAGNQGQAISFVSREEEQVLVHIEQLIEQQIKRYYLPGYEVSNRESLIKKLTKKPAHQRRQPRSNRPSNQASGEARAKNRARIANVRKQTKGKKLGLDK from the coding sequence ATGAATTTTAAATCTTTTAGCTTTTCACCTTTGCTGTTACAAGCATTAGACGAACTAAATTTCCACACCCTAACTCCAATACAACAAGCTGCTATCCCTGTTGTACGCAAAGGTCATGATGTGCTGGCTACAGCTCAAACTGGTACTGGTAAAACAGGTGCATTTGCATTACCTATTATTCAAAAGTTATTGGATGATAATGCATGTGAACAACCCCGCGCACTTATTGTTGCGCCAACAAGGGAGCTGGCAGAGCAAATAGCGTCAAACTGCGCATCATTTTGTAAATATACTGATCTTAAAACTGTTGCGTTATTTGGTGGCGTTAGTCCAGAAGGACAAGCACAACTTTTGGCAAAAGGGGCTGATATTGTTGTTGCCACACCTGGACGTTTACTAGATCAGATCCGTTTAGGTAATTTGAGTTTAGCTAAAGTAACGCATCTGGTTTTAGATGAAGCTGACCGAATGTTAGATATGGGCTTTATCACAGATATGCAGCAAGTAATAAGTCTAGTTGATGAAAATAGGCAGTTACTCTTATTCTCTGCGACTTTCCCAAGTGCAATGAAGCAGTTCGCATCGCAGGTGTTGCGTCACCCTAAATATGTACAAGTTACGCCAGAGAACACCACCGCAGAAACAGTACGCCACGTAGTTTATCCAGTAGAGCAAAGCCGAAAAACAGAGTTACTATCAGAGTTAATAGGTAAGAAAAACTGGCAGCAAGTGCTGGTTTTCGTCAACATGAAAGATGTAGCGGATGAGCTGGTGGAAGAGCTAAACCTTGATGGTATTGCAGCTATCGTTTGCCATGGTGACAAAAAACAAGGCGCCCGTCGCAGAGCATTAAGAGAATTTAAAGAAGGCAAATATCGTGTTTTGGTAGCTACAGAAGTAGCTGCGCGAGGTATTGATATTGAAGGCTTACCACGCGTAGTGAACTTTGATTTGCCATATCTAGCTGAAGATTATGTGCATCGTATTGGCCGCACTGGCCGTGCAGGAAATCAAGGCCAGGCTATATCATTTGTATCGCGAGAAGAAGAGCAAGTCTTAGTACATATCGAACAGCTTATTGAGCAGCAAATTAAACGCTACTATCTGCCAGGCTACGAAGTAAGCAACCGAGAGTCGTTGATTAAAAAGCTGACTAAAAAGCCAGCACATCAACGTCGCCAGCCTAGAAGCAATCGCCCAAGTAATCAAGCAAGCGGTGAGGCAAGAGCTAAAAACCGTGCGCGTATTGCAAATGTACGCAAGCAGACCAAGGGTAAAAAGTTAGGCTTGGATAAATAA
- a CDS encoding ExeM/NucH family extracellular endonuclease — protein sequence MLKKTILATLISAACIPAHAELIISEYVEGSSYNKAVELYNTSGQTLNLADYAVNFYFNGNTDAGRTFTLEGNLEPKATFVIAHSSANETLTAKAQLLSGGSWFNGDDAVALLKTGTIIDSLGQIGVDPGYSWADDEANTKDKSLVRKGQFVVGDTNASDEFLPSAQWIANAKDDFSNIGKHSDELPPEPAELVCDTNNVLISEVQGSGSASPLAGQTVEIQGVVTSALQGDEQLKGFFLQEELADQDSDPNTSEGIFVYFKNTQVSNGDRVKVAGKVEEKYGQTQISAVSAVKVCGTSASVSATTISLPLEAGLESVEGMLVEISNDLVVNDTYGLKRYGEVRLATERLYQSTQIALPGDAANAVEAQNKQKEILLDDGSSAQNPDVIPYPSPELDAYNTLRLGDTVTGVKGVLGYGYGQYRVHPTAQPNFIATNPRTEAPEVTERGDLRIVSFNVLNYFNGDGQGGGYPTPRGADKSEEFERQKAKTVAAMLKLDADLFGILEMENDGFDELSALADLTAALNAQDAQNTYAFVNLGTEKVGGDAIMSAIIYRSNKVKEVGTAAFTETVPFDYGNRPPVMQAFTDLQSDETFNLVVAHLRSKGSCSKAEGLDQDQNDGQGCWNQTRVNAVKALTNWLATSPTGQDDPDTIILGDMNAYSQEDPIRTYVEEGYQDIKKQLHQTTTDYSYVYQGRIGSLDHAFASSSMMEKVVDITDWHINADEPVALDYNMEYKSDKHLTSLYADNAYRASDHDPIVIELKTKAKQEVIEGEFTNLAGWFWWQRFSIELPAGYKNLEVSISGEGEADLYVRHNKKTHFFKYDCRPYLWGSEESCSIEDPQAGTWHFGVRGMFPYANVTLKYKATK from the coding sequence ATGTTAAAAAAAACAATTCTTGCAACGCTGATCTCAGCGGCTTGCATACCCGCTCATGCTGAGCTCATTATTTCTGAATATGTAGAGGGCAGCAGTTACAACAAAGCTGTAGAGCTTTACAATACCTCCGGCCAGACGTTGAATTTGGCCGATTATGCGGTTAATTTCTACTTCAATGGCAATACTGATGCTGGTCGTACTTTTACACTTGAAGGCAACCTTGAGCCCAAAGCTACATTCGTTATTGCGCATTCAAGCGCAAATGAAACTTTGACGGCAAAAGCCCAGCTTTTATCCGGTGGTAGCTGGTTCAATGGTGACGATGCAGTCGCATTACTTAAAACAGGCACTATCATTGACAGCCTGGGCCAAATTGGTGTTGATCCCGGCTACAGCTGGGCCGATGACGAAGCCAATACCAAAGACAAAAGCTTAGTGCGAAAAGGGCAATTTGTGGTCGGTGATACTAATGCTAGTGATGAATTTTTGCCATCAGCTCAGTGGATAGCAAACGCTAAAGACGACTTTTCTAACATCGGCAAGCACTCTGACGAACTACCACCAGAGCCAGCAGAGCTAGTGTGTGACACTAACAACGTCTTGATCAGCGAAGTACAAGGGTCAGGTAGTGCTAGCCCACTTGCAGGTCAAACGGTCGAAATACAAGGTGTGGTTACTTCAGCTCTCCAAGGTGATGAGCAACTTAAAGGCTTTTTCTTACAAGAAGAACTGGCTGATCAAGATAGCGACCCCAATACGTCTGAAGGTATTTTTGTATATTTCAAAAACACCCAAGTGAGCAACGGTGATCGTGTTAAAGTCGCGGGCAAAGTTGAAGAAAAGTACGGCCAAACTCAGATTAGCGCAGTCAGTGCGGTTAAAGTATGCGGCACTTCTGCCTCTGTTTCTGCTACGACCATTTCATTGCCACTTGAAGCGGGTCTTGAGTCTGTTGAAGGTATGTTGGTTGAAATAAGCAACGACCTAGTTGTAAACGACACCTATGGCTTAAAACGCTACGGTGAAGTGCGCTTAGCTACTGAACGCCTCTATCAGTCGACACAAATTGCCCTGCCAGGTGATGCAGCAAACGCTGTAGAGGCGCAAAATAAGCAAAAAGAAATATTGTTAGATGATGGCTCTTCAGCGCAAAACCCTGATGTGATCCCATACCCAAGTCCAGAACTTGATGCATACAATACGTTGCGTTTAGGTGACACAGTCACAGGTGTAAAAGGTGTATTAGGTTACGGTTATGGCCAATATCGAGTTCACCCAACAGCACAACCTAACTTTATTGCAACTAACCCTCGCACAGAAGCGCCTGAAGTGACCGAGCGCGGCGACCTGCGCATCGTGAGTTTCAATGTATTGAACTATTTCAATGGTGACGGTCAAGGTGGCGGCTATCCGACCCCGCGTGGCGCAGATAAGAGCGAAGAGTTCGAACGTCAAAAAGCAAAAACAGTTGCGGCTATGCTTAAGCTAGATGCTGACTTATTCGGTATTTTAGAGATGGAAAACGATGGCTTTGACGAGTTAAGTGCATTGGCCGATCTAACTGCGGCTCTAAATGCACAAGACGCGCAAAACACTTATGCCTTTGTAAACTTAGGAACTGAAAAGGTCGGTGGTGATGCTATCATGTCTGCGATTATTTATCGCAGCAACAAGGTTAAAGAAGTGGGCACAGCCGCGTTCACTGAAACCGTACCATTTGACTACGGTAACCGCCCACCAGTGATGCAAGCTTTTACAGATCTACAAAGCGATGAAACTTTTAACTTAGTGGTAGCGCACCTGCGCTCTAAAGGAAGCTGTTCAAAAGCAGAAGGCCTAGATCAAGATCAAAACGACGGACAAGGGTGTTGGAACCAAACTCGTGTTAATGCCGTTAAAGCATTAACGAACTGGCTAGCAACCTCTCCTACAGGTCAAGATGATCCTGATACTATTATCCTAGGTGATATGAATGCCTACTCTCAAGAAGACCCGATTCGAACGTACGTAGAAGAAGGGTATCAAGATATCAAGAAGCAACTTCACCAAACTACCACTGATTATTCGTATGTCTATCAAGGACGTATTGGTAGCCTCGATCATGCATTCGCAAGTTCATCTATGATGGAAAAAGTAGTTGATATCACTGATTGGCATATCAATGCTGACGAGCCTGTTGCTCTTGATTACAACATGGAATACAAATCTGACAAGCACCTCACAAGCCTTTATGCAGACAATGCCTACCGCGCTTCAGATCATGACCCTATTGTTATAGAGCTCAAGACAAAAGCTAAGCAAGAGGTCATTGAAGGTGAATTTACTAATCTAGCGGGTTGGTTTTGGTGGCAGCGCTTTTCAATTGAGTTACCAGCGGGGTATAAAAACCTTGAGGTAAGCATTAGTGGCGAAGGCGAAGCTGACTTATACGTTCGTCATAACAAGAAAACACATTTCTTCAAGTACGACTGTCGTCCATACCTATGGGGCAGTGAAGAAAGCTGCTCTATTGAAGACCCGCAAGCGGGGACTTGGCACTTTGGAGTAAGAGGCATGTTCCCTTACGCTAACGTAACCCTAAAATACAAAGCAACTAAGTAA
- a CDS encoding S8 family serine peptidase, which yields MKKSVSNSVKLSILSACVGAALSAGTAYADEGQRVIVTLKDSAINTLPLSVSKSDAANYKQQALASFAHQLNLQPMTALPSVNAVVMEVTPEKLEELKANPQVANVEADPKRFLMAESTPYGINMVQANQLADTMSGNRKVCIMDTGYTLNHPDLPSTGITGDDGYGSNDTGNWYNDGNGHGTHVAGTIAAIGGNGQGVVGVNPSGQLGLHIVKVFNDQGRWAYGSDLIKAIEQCESAGANVTSMSLGGSGSSTAERSAFQNSYNRGVLHIAAAGNSGNSSLSYPASYDAVVSVAAVDSSENKASFSQYNSQVEIAAPGVGVNSTWNDNGYKSISGTSMATPHVSGVAALVWSHFPNCTNDEIRKVLNNTAKDKGTAGRDTSYGYGIVQAKAAYDYIAQNGCGDPVGGPVASFSFSVNGTTVKFTNSSTDARSYSWQFGDGASSAEVSPSHTYAAAGTYQVTLTATDGAKTNSVTKSVQIGDVTPPGCDGLAAWSASKMYKIGNEVSYKNYKYEAIWWSRAAQPDVFSNVWKRVGSCN from the coding sequence ATGAAAAAATCAGTTTCTAACAGCGTAAAACTTTCCATCTTATCAGCTTGTGTTGGTGCAGCCCTCAGCGCAGGTACAGCCTATGCAGATGAAGGCCAACGCGTAATTGTAACGCTTAAAGATAGCGCTATTAACACTTTGCCGCTATCAGTGTCTAAGTCTGATGCTGCAAATTATAAGCAACAAGCGCTTGCTTCGTTTGCTCATCAACTTAATTTGCAACCAATGACAGCGCTGCCAAGCGTGAATGCAGTAGTGATGGAAGTAACACCTGAAAAGCTTGAAGAGCTAAAAGCTAACCCACAGGTAGCAAACGTTGAAGCAGACCCTAAACGTTTCTTAATGGCTGAGTCTACACCGTATGGGATCAATATGGTTCAAGCTAATCAATTAGCAGATACTATGAGTGGCAACCGTAAAGTTTGTATCATGGATACAGGTTACACGTTAAACCACCCTGATCTGCCTAGCACGGGTATTACCGGTGATGATGGCTACGGCTCAAACGATACGGGTAACTGGTATAACGACGGTAATGGTCACGGTACTCACGTAGCAGGCACAATTGCCGCAATTGGTGGTAACGGTCAAGGCGTTGTAGGCGTAAATCCATCAGGCCAATTAGGCCTACATATCGTTAAAGTATTTAATGACCAAGGTCGATGGGCATACGGTTCTGATCTAATTAAAGCAATTGAGCAGTGTGAATCTGCTGGCGCCAATGTAACCAGCATGAGCTTAGGTGGCAGCGGTAGTTCAACTGCGGAACGTAGCGCATTTCAAAATAGTTACAACCGTGGCGTATTACACATTGCGGCCGCAGGTAACAGTGGAAATAGCAGCCTAAGCTATCCAGCGTCTTATGATGCGGTAGTGTCAGTGGCTGCGGTTGATAGCTCTGAAAACAAAGCGTCATTTTCACAATACAATAGTCAGGTAGAAATTGCGGCGCCAGGCGTGGGTGTTAACTCAACTTGGAACGACAATGGCTACAAGTCTATTAGCGGTACATCTATGGCAACACCACACGTATCTGGTGTTGCAGCTTTAGTATGGAGTCACTTCCCTAACTGTACTAATGATGAAATTCGTAAAGTATTAAACAACACAGCCAAAGATAAAGGCACGGCTGGCCGTGATACGTCTTATGGTTACGGTATTGTACAAGCAAAAGCAGCATATGATTACATCGCACAAAATGGCTGTGGTGACCCAGTTGGCGGCCCAGTTGCAAGCTTTAGCTTCAGCGTAAATGGTACGACCGTTAAGTTCACAAACTCATCAACTGACGCTCGTAGCTATTCTTGGCAGTTCGGCGACGGTGCAAGCAGTGCTGAGGTGTCTCCTAGCCACACTTACGCAGCAGCAGGTACTTATCAAGTAACATTAACGGCAACTGATGGTGCAAAAACAAACTCGGTGACAAAATCTGTACAAATTGGTGACGTAACACCTCCGGGTTGTGACGGCCTCGCAGCTTGGTCAGCGTCAAAAATGTATAAAATTGGCAATGAAGTATCGTACAAAAACTACAAGTACGAAGCTATTTGGTGGTCTCGCGCTGCACAACCAGACGTTTTCAGCAATGTTTGGAAGCGTGTAGGATCGTGTAACTAA